The proteins below come from a single uncultured Carboxylicivirga sp. genomic window:
- the fabF gene encoding beta-ketoacyl-ACP synthase II has product MELKRVVVTGLGAITPIGNTVEEYWNSLINGVSGCAPITHFDASKFKTQFACEVKGYNANDFFDRKEARKLDLYAQYAMVAASQAVTDSGVDPEKVDVDRVGVIWGAGIGGLLTFLQEVTGFAQGDGTPRFSPFFIPKMIADIAPGHISMKYGFRGPNFGTVSACASSTNAIGEAYNLIRLGKADMFVTGGSEAAINQAGVGGFNSMQALSTRNDDPTTASRPFDKGRDGFVMGEGGASLIIEEYEHAIKRGAKIYCEIVGTGMTADAYHLTAPHPEGLGAKKVMENALSDNGIDPKEIGYINVHGTATPRGDIAETKAIKEVFGDHAYDLNISSTKSMTGHLLGAAGAVESIACILAINNGIIPPTINHFEDDPEIDSKLNFTFGKAQKREIKAALSNTFGFGGHNASVVFKAL; this is encoded by the coding sequence ATGGAGTTAAAAAGAGTTGTTGTTACGGGACTAGGAGCCATTACACCTATCGGCAACACAGTAGAAGAATACTGGAACAGCTTGATAAATGGAGTAAGTGGCTGCGCACCGATTACTCATTTTGACGCCTCCAAGTTCAAAACTCAGTTCGCTTGCGAAGTTAAAGGCTACAACGCCAACGATTTTTTTGATCGTAAAGAGGCAAGGAAACTTGATCTTTATGCCCAGTACGCTATGGTTGCTGCCAGCCAGGCTGTTACAGACTCAGGAGTTGATCCTGAAAAAGTAGACGTCGATAGAGTTGGTGTAATCTGGGGGGCCGGTATTGGCGGTTTGCTTACTTTCTTGCAAGAAGTTACAGGATTTGCTCAAGGGGACGGAACACCTCGTTTCAGTCCATTCTTCATTCCGAAAATGATTGCTGATATTGCTCCCGGTCATATTTCTATGAAATATGGTTTCCGCGGACCTAATTTCGGCACCGTTTCGGCGTGTGCATCTTCTACTAACGCCATTGGCGAAGCGTATAACCTTATTCGCTTAGGTAAAGCTGATATGTTTGTTACAGGAGGTTCAGAGGCTGCAATTAATCAGGCCGGTGTGGGCGGATTTAATTCAATGCAGGCTTTGTCAACTCGTAATGACGATCCAACGACAGCGTCTCGACCTTTTGATAAAGGTCGCGATGGTTTTGTGATGGGTGAAGGAGGTGCTTCTTTAATTATTGAAGAATACGAGCACGCCATCAAGCGGGGAGCCAAAATCTACTGTGAAATAGTAGGTACAGGCATGACTGCAGATGCTTATCACTTAACAGCACCTCATCCTGAGGGATTAGGCGCTAAGAAAGTTATGGAAAATGCGTTATCGGATAACGGCATTGACCCGAAAGAAATTGGTTATATCAATGTACATGGTACAGCCACTCCTCGAGGTGATATTGCCGAAACGAAAGCCATCAAAGAGGTTTTTGGTGATCATGCTTACGACTTGAACATTAGTTCTACTAAGTCAATGACTGGTCACTTATTAGGAGCAGCTGGAGCTGTTGAATCAATAGCTTGTATTTTAGCTATCAACAATGGCATCATCCCTCCTACCATCAACCACTTTGAAGACGATCCTGAAATTGATAGCAAACTAAATTTCACATTTGGCAAAGCACAAAAACGTGAAATTAAGGCTGCATTATCAAACACTTTTGGATTCGGTGGTCATAACGCATCCGTGGTATTTAAAGCTTTGTAA
- the purN gene encoding phosphoribosylglycinamide formyltransferase produces the protein MKKIVLFASGSGSNVENIAKYFENSASVDIKGVYCNNANAYVIERCASLGISCRVFGRIEFRDNLVILEELRALNPDLIVLAGFLWLIPSAYIQQFSDKIINIHPALLPKFGGKGMYGHHVHQAVVDNKETESGITIHYVNEHYDEGQIIKQVTCAVEETDTADDVAAKVHELEYKYFPIAIDELLNS, from the coding sequence ATGAAAAAGATAGTGCTTTTCGCATCGGGTTCGGGATCAAATGTAGAAAACATTGCAAAATATTTTGAGAATAGTGCCTCAGTCGACATAAAAGGGGTGTATTGTAATAATGCAAATGCCTATGTAATTGAACGTTGTGCTAGTTTGGGTATATCATGTAGGGTGTTTGGTCGAATTGAATTTAGGGATAACCTTGTGATATTGGAGGAGTTACGGGCTTTAAATCCAGATTTAATTGTGCTTGCAGGCTTCTTATGGTTAATTCCGTCGGCGTATATTCAGCAATTTTCTGATAAAATTATCAATATACATCCGGCACTTTTACCAAAATTTGGAGGTAAAGGTATGTATGGTCATCATGTGCACCAGGCAGTGGTTGATAATAAAGAAACAGAATCGGGTATAACTATTCATTATGTGAACGAACATTACGATGAAGGTCAGATAATTAAACAGGTTACTTGTGCCGTTGAAGAAACAGATACCGCTGATGATGTTGCAGCTAAAGTGCACGAATTGGAGTATAAATACTTTCCAATAGCTATTGATGAGTTATTGAATAGCTAA
- a CDS encoding acyl carrier protein: MSDIASRVKAIIVDKLGVDETEVAPEASFTNDLGADSLDTVELIMEFEKEFNIAIPDDQAENIGTVGDAITYIEENAK, encoded by the coding sequence ATGTCAGACATTGCATCAAGAGTAAAAGCAATTATCGTAGACAAGTTGGGAGTTGACGAAACTGAAGTTGCACCAGAAGCTAGTTTCACCAATGATTTGGGTGCTGACTCTCTTGACACTGTAGAATTGATTATGGAATTTGAAAAAGAATTCAACATTGCAATTCCAGACGATCAAGCTGAGAATATCGGAACTGTAGGTGACGCGATTACTTACATTGAAGAGAACGCTAAGTAA
- a CDS encoding GSCFA domain-containing protein: MNTFRTIVNVKAQENKMNYDAHLLFMGSCFAGNIGKYFEETGFNALVNPFGVLYNPFSIAKSIDRLIDANNYQKSDLVFHNQVWQTFDHHSSFNHISQQECLSNINQSLKRGSDFITNANYLFITFGTAWIYQLKDTNKVVSNCHKFPSSLFTRQLITQQQIIERYTSLFDNLYRLNPSLKIILTVSPVRHWKDGAHGNQISKAHLILAIDQLCNQFKNITYFPAYEILLDDLRDYRFFDSDMLHPSDEAIQYIRSKFIETFLNSSAIEFANQMKKITDALHHRPFNEQSEQYHKFLQKNIHKIEQIEQKFNNVSLSSFKSAFISLLSKHIK; the protein is encoded by the coding sequence ATGAATACTTTCAGAACAATTGTTAATGTAAAAGCACAGGAGAATAAAATGAACTACGATGCACATCTTCTGTTCATGGGTAGTTGTTTTGCAGGTAATATCGGTAAGTATTTTGAAGAAACTGGTTTTAATGCTTTAGTTAATCCGTTTGGTGTACTATACAATCCTTTTTCTATTGCTAAATCTATTGATCGTTTAATTGATGCTAATAACTATCAAAAATCCGATTTAGTTTTTCATAACCAAGTTTGGCAGACTTTTGATCACCACAGTTCCTTCAATCACATAAGTCAGCAAGAATGTCTTTCAAATATCAATCAGTCATTAAAAAGAGGCTCAGATTTTATTACGAATGCCAATTATCTATTTATCACCTTTGGAACTGCCTGGATTTACCAACTAAAAGACACAAACAAAGTTGTTTCAAACTGCCATAAATTCCCATCATCACTTTTTACTCGACAGTTAATAACTCAGCAACAAATTATTGAAAGATACACCTCTCTTTTTGATAACCTTTACAGATTAAATCCTAGCCTTAAAATAATTTTAACCGTGAGTCCGGTTCGTCATTGGAAAGACGGTGCACATGGAAATCAAATTAGCAAAGCCCACCTGATACTGGCCATTGATCAATTATGTAATCAATTCAAAAACATAACTTACTTTCCCGCATACGAAATATTACTGGATGATTTACGCGATTATCGCTTTTTCGATAGTGATATGCTACACCCATCAGATGAAGCAATCCAATACATTCGTTCAAAGTTCATCGAAACCTTTCTGAATTCATCGGCAATAGAATTCGCCAATCAGATGAAAAAAATTACAGATGCTCTACATCATCGCCCATTTAATGAGCAATCTGAACAATACCATAAATTTCTTCAAAAAAACATACATAAAATTGAACAAATTGAACAAAAGTTCAATAATGTATCTTTATCCTCATTCAAAAGTGCGTTTATAAGCCTATTGTCTAAACATATCAAATAG
- a CDS encoding peptidoglycan DD-metalloendopeptidase family protein encodes MKKKTFFLIAIIVVILVPITFFLVNRYEHPRSVVTEETLDSMDVVVVPEPELLYGIPLDSFVVEKERVKRNQFLADIFLKAGVDYPTINSIVEKTKPVFDVRKIKVGNNYSLFLSQDTLRQLEHFVYEIDHTNYMVVSLQDSISVYTGEKETVSVPKEASGVITSSLWNAMTDNGLNPLLAIELSEIYAWTVDFFGIEKGDNFRVFYDEEFVDSLSIGIGKVHGALFHHRGKDYYAFNFEEDSVWNFFDENGQSLRKAFLKAPLKFSRISSRFSNSRLHPVLKIRRPHHGIDYAAPAGTPVHALGDGRIFAKGYQKRGGGNYLKIKHNSVYTTVYMHLQGFAKGISQGTYVKQGQLIGYVGSTGLATGPHLDFRVFKNGSPIDPLKLEAPSVDPVKEENMQQFKAFIKPIKDKLDSIPLKQY; translated from the coding sequence ATGAAGAAGAAGACGTTTTTTCTTATCGCCATAATAGTAGTAATACTTGTGCCCATTACCTTTTTTCTGGTTAACCGGTATGAACATCCCCGTTCGGTAGTTACTGAAGAAACACTCGATTCGATGGATGTGGTAGTTGTTCCCGAACCGGAGCTATTATATGGTATACCATTAGACTCATTCGTTGTTGAAAAAGAAAGAGTCAAACGCAACCAATTTTTGGCCGATATCTTTTTAAAAGCCGGAGTTGATTATCCTACCATCAATTCAATTGTTGAAAAAACAAAACCCGTTTTTGATGTTCGAAAAATAAAAGTGGGAAATAACTATTCGCTTTTCTTAAGTCAGGATACCTTGCGCCAACTGGAGCATTTTGTATATGAAATTGACCACACAAATTACATGGTTGTATCGTTACAAGACTCTATAAGCGTTTACACAGGTGAAAAAGAAACCGTAAGTGTACCCAAAGAAGCATCGGGCGTAATTACCTCCTCCTTATGGAATGCTATGACCGATAACGGTCTGAATCCGCTTCTGGCCATAGAACTATCCGAAATATATGCCTGGACAGTTGATTTCTTTGGCATTGAAAAGGGCGATAATTTCCGGGTATTTTACGATGAGGAGTTTGTTGATAGCTTAAGTATTGGCATTGGCAAGGTACACGGTGCACTATTTCACCATAGAGGAAAAGATTATTATGCTTTTAACTTTGAAGAAGACAGTGTTTGGAATTTCTTCGACGAAAATGGTCAAAGCCTACGAAAAGCATTTTTAAAAGCTCCATTGAAGTTTTCGCGCATTAGCAGCCGCTTTTCAAATAGTCGCTTACACCCGGTGCTTAAGATACGTCGACCACATCACGGAATCGATTATGCAGCACCTGCAGGCACACCGGTACACGCACTGGGCGACGGACGCATATTTGCCAAAGGTTATCAGAAAAGAGGAGGTGGAAATTACCTTAAAATAAAGCACAATAGTGTTTACACCACTGTTTATATGCACTTACAAGGCTTTGCCAAAGGTATTTCGCAAGGCACTTATGTAAAACAAGGGCAACTTATTGGATATGTAGGATCCACAGGATTAGCAACGGGTCCGCATCTCGACTTTAGGGTGTTCAAGAATGGATCTCCAATCGATCCGTTAAAACTCGAAGCACCTTCGGTTGATCCGGTTAAAGAAGAGAATATGCAACAATTTAAAGCCTTTATTAAGCCTATTAAGGATAAGCTTGATAGTATTCCACTCAAACAATATTAG
- the rnc gene encoding ribonuclease III: MIKPLLHIIKLLPFRGKKFYGFIRTTTGLKPSDITIYEQAMIHKSAMLRNDQTKRYMNNERLEYLGDAILGSIVAEVLYQFFPHKNEGFLTKTRSRIVNRSLLNSIALEMDLHKWVKTQSLLDVSQTSILGDALEALIGAVYLDKGYTKCKQFVEDKLLNQYIDLQKIAREDNNFKSLLIEWGQKNKKSVNFITEETHSYTDSETPTKFKSKALIDEELLGEGEGHSKKEAQQNAAHEALDRIEQE; encoded by the coding sequence TTGATTAAACCACTTTTGCACATTATAAAACTTCTTCCTTTTCGAGGGAAGAAGTTTTATGGTTTTATCCGAACAACAACCGGACTAAAACCATCGGACATTACTATTTATGAGCAGGCGATGATTCATAAATCAGCCATGCTTAGAAATGATCAGACGAAAAGATATATGAACAACGAGCGACTCGAATATCTGGGAGATGCTATTCTGGGTTCGATTGTTGCCGAAGTTTTGTATCAGTTTTTCCCGCACAAAAACGAAGGTTTTCTTACGAAAACTCGCTCTCGCATTGTTAATCGCTCGTTACTAAATTCCATAGCCTTGGAAATGGATTTACACAAGTGGGTGAAAACACAATCGTTGCTCGATGTTTCGCAAACCAGTATTTTGGGCGATGCTCTGGAGGCTTTGATTGGTGCTGTGTATCTCGACAAAGGTTACACAAAATGCAAACAGTTTGTTGAAGACAAATTATTAAATCAATATATCGATTTGCAGAAGATTGCCCGCGAAGACAACAACTTTAAGTCATTGTTAATTGAATGGGGACAAAAGAATAAAAAGAGCGTTAATTTTATTACAGAAGAGACTCACTCCTATACCGATTCAGAAACTCCTACTAAATTCAAATCTAAAGCATTAATTGATGAAGAATTATTAGGCGAAGGTGAAGGACATTCGAAAAAGGAAGCACAACAAAATGCCGCACACGAAGCTTTGGACAGAATTGAACAGGAATAA
- a CDS encoding response regulator transcription factor, whose amino-acid sequence MEKEYKILLTEDDENLGMLLREYLVAKGFETDLLPDGEEGYKAFMSKKYDICILDVMMPKKDGFSLAKDIRMVNADIPIIFLTAKSLKEDIFQGFKIGADDYLTKPFSMEELLFRIEAILRRTKGGNVAQEFYQLGKFKFDTQKQQLIDEENIIKLTTKESELLKLLCTNANKVLERNFALKTIWVDDNYFNARSMDVYITKLRKHLKDEPSVEIINVHGKGYKLVM is encoded by the coding sequence ATGGAAAAAGAATATAAAATCCTCTTAACTGAGGATGACGAGAACTTAGGTATGCTCCTGAGAGAGTATTTAGTAGCAAAAGGCTTTGAAACAGATTTATTGCCTGATGGAGAAGAAGGCTATAAGGCTTTCATGTCGAAAAAATACGACATTTGTATACTCGACGTTATGATGCCTAAAAAAGACGGGTTTTCATTGGCTAAAGATATTCGCATGGTAAATGCCGATATTCCTATTATATTCCTTACTGCAAAATCACTCAAAGAAGACATCTTCCAGGGATTTAAAATTGGGGCCGATGATTATCTAACCAAGCCTTTTAGTATGGAAGAATTGTTATTCCGCATCGAAGCAATACTTAGACGTACCAAAGGTGGTAATGTAGCTCAGGAATTTTATCAATTAGGTAAATTCAAGTTCGATACACAAAAGCAACAACTAATCGACGAAGAAAACATCATTAAACTAACAACCAAAGAATCTGAGTTACTTAAATTACTTTGTACAAATGCCAACAAAGTATTGGAACGCAACTTTGCTTTGAAAACCATTTGGGTTGATGATAATTACTTTAATGCAAGAAGTATGGATGTATACATCACCAAATTACGTAAACATCTAAAAGACGAACCTAGCGTTGAAATTATCAACGTTCATGGTAAAGGATACAAATTAGTAATGTAA
- a CDS encoding HAMP domain-containing sensor histidine kinase — MSKKLILILTIAMAISLIGLTYIQALWIMNATKLKEEHFDQLVRQAMDEIIERLERDELSRYSRTTIAPKSQSKVPQNLKPDTKYFSNENRDLFSNEQEFRISLDLDFSKGRWDVSTYEQDSLTTYVQGHTSKGVFGRTDRLTSTMMVIQNELRNQYNKQNDALLRTLLEDVPIEKRIDNMRLQQYMFQLFEDKGIPFSFEYAIINSKGETVFRTENYSDNPEEHKMYQKMLFPNDIHTKANYIKVHFIQMPNPIYESLGLVIPSATFTLIMIFMSVVTIMIIVRQKRVDQIKNDFINNMTHEFKTPISTISLASQMLKDGSVIKTPKTLQHISSVIQDESKRLSFQVEKVLQMAIFDKGKKGLKLKNIDVNDLIHNVTNNFRIKVENANGKIIERLEAKNSIISVDDVHFTNVIYNLLDNAVKYKMGSPVLYVKTWNKNNGIVISIKDNGMGISKDNLKRIFEKFYRVPTGNVHDVKGFGLGLAYVKKIVDDHGGQISVESELKVGTKFDIFLPLKNTKEWKKNIKSS, encoded by the coding sequence ATGAGTAAGAAATTAATACTGATACTGACCATTGCTATGGCCATTTCCTTAATTGGATTAACCTACATTCAAGCTTTGTGGATAATGAATGCCACTAAACTTAAGGAAGAGCATTTCGATCAACTTGTTCGTCAGGCAATGGATGAAATCATTGAGCGACTGGAGAGAGATGAACTATCGCGATATTCAAGAACAACAATCGCTCCAAAGTCTCAAAGTAAAGTTCCTCAAAACCTGAAGCCCGACACCAAATATTTCAGTAACGAAAACCGCGATCTGTTCTCCAACGAACAAGAATTTCGCATTTCGCTGGATCTTGACTTTTCAAAAGGACGATGGGATGTTTCGACTTATGAGCAAGACTCGTTGACCACATATGTACAAGGTCATACTTCTAAAGGAGTCTTTGGGCGCACCGATCGTTTAACAAGTACTATGATGGTTATTCAAAATGAACTACGTAATCAGTACAACAAACAAAACGATGCCTTACTAAGAACCTTACTAGAAGATGTACCTATTGAAAAAAGAATTGACAACATGCGCCTTCAACAGTACATGTTTCAATTATTCGAAGACAAAGGTATCCCATTTAGCTTCGAGTATGCTATTATTAATTCGAAAGGAGAAACAGTATTTCGAACCGAAAATTACAGCGATAATCCGGAAGAGCACAAAATGTATCAAAAGATGCTATTCCCTAACGACATACACACAAAGGCTAATTACATTAAGGTGCATTTTATCCAAATGCCTAATCCTATCTACGAATCGTTAGGATTGGTCATTCCTTCTGCTACCTTTACTCTAATAATGATATTTATGTCAGTCGTAACTATAATGATTATAGTACGCCAGAAAAGAGTAGATCAGATAAAGAATGACTTTATCAACAATATGACTCATGAGTTTAAAACGCCTATATCAACTATCTCATTGGCTTCTCAAATGCTAAAAGATGGAAGTGTGATCAAAACCCCAAAAACATTACAACACATTTCGAGTGTAATACAAGATGAAAGTAAACGCTTAAGCTTCCAGGTTGAAAAAGTGCTTCAAATGGCCATATTTGATAAAGGAAAGAAAGGATTAAAACTCAAAAACATTGATGTAAATGACCTCATCCATAATGTTACCAATAACTTTAGAATTAAGGTTGAAAACGCAAATGGTAAAATTATTGAACGATTAGAAGCTAAAAACAGCATTATTAGTGTTGATGATGTGCATTTTACAAATGTTATTTATAACTTGCTCGACAACGCTGTAAAATACAAAATGGGATCTCCTGTTTTATACGTTAAAACTTGGAATAAAAACAACGGAATTGTAATTTCGATTAAAGATAATGGGATGGGGATATCAAAGGATAACCTCAAAAGAATATTTGAGAAGTTTTACCGCGTTCCGACAGGTAATGTTCACGATGTTAAAGGCTTTGGATTAGGCTTAGCATATGTTAAAAAGATAGTTGACGATCATGGTGGTCAAATATCTGTTGAGAGTGAATTAAAAGTTGGTACAAAATTTGACATATTCCTACCTCTAAAAAACACTAAAGAATGGAAAAAGAATATAAAATCCTCTTAA
- a CDS encoding YitT family protein, translating into MTTNKIISELKSYFMLTVGLAIGTLGWTGFLIPAKIVGGGLTGIATILYFIFGWDIGLTTLIINIALILIAMKVLGASFGIKTIYCVLVFSGLLSIMRPFFDAPIVSELMMNSIIGGILGGIGAGIVFVHGGSTGGVDIIAMIINKYKNISLGRLLASMDAIIISSSFFLVRSSSIETVVYGFVMMAVIAYTVDMVISGNRQTVQFFIISNKPDEIQKSVIFEANRGLTILHGTGGYSGEDRKVLMVVARKRDTQMMFRVVKQIDAEAFITVGNVMGVYGQGFEKIKI; encoded by the coding sequence ATGACAACGAATAAAATAATATCCGAGCTTAAAAGCTACTTTATGCTTACTGTTGGTTTGGCCATTGGTACCCTTGGCTGGACAGGTTTTCTTATCCCAGCTAAAATCGTTGGTGGTGGGCTTACCGGTATTGCCACCATCCTGTATTTTATATTTGGTTGGGATATTGGTTTAACCACCTTAATCATCAACATTGCATTAATATTAATTGCCATGAAGGTACTGGGAGCGTCCTTTGGAATTAAAACCATTTACTGTGTATTGGTCTTCTCAGGTCTATTAAGTATTATGCGACCCTTTTTCGATGCTCCAATCGTATCGGAATTAATGATGAACAGTATCATTGGAGGTATATTGGGCGGTATTGGTGCCGGAATAGTGTTTGTGCACGGTGGAAGCACCGGCGGTGTCGACATCATTGCCATGATCATCAACAAATATAAAAACATTAGCCTGGGACGCCTATTGGCAAGCATGGATGCTATTATTATTTCATCATCGTTCTTTTTGGTTCGTTCATCATCCATCGAAACAGTTGTTTACGGCTTTGTAATGATGGCCGTTATTGCTTATACCGTTGATATGGTTATTTCGGGTAACCGACAAACCGTTCAGTTCTTCATCATTTCGAACAAACCTGATGAGATCCAAAAATCGGTTATTTTTGAAGCCAATCGAGGCCTTACCATCTTACATGGTACTGGAGGTTATTCGGGCGAAGATCGCAAAGTATTAATGGTTGTAGCCCGCAAACGCGATACTCAAATGATGTTTCGGGTAGTTAAACAAATCGATGCTGAAGCTTTTATTACGGTTGGTAATGTGATGGGTGTTTACGGACAAGGTTTTGAGAAAATTAAAATTTAA